One genomic region from Natrinema caseinilyticum encodes:
- a CDS encoding sulfite exporter TauE/SafE family protein has translation MIPSSSATTVQKTFLKYQHIIVFLAPIAFVVGVFFFAPTPADAGVGYWLEYWWLFVAFGVGATIVNTVGISGSALFVPFLIFVFPLIAAPLKPNTLVKIGLISESFGLSSSALAFVQYGLVDRRLATTLVLGGVPFVVAGALLSFIIPEPMFHALLGIALLAASLLLFRANLGHEEPGSGPAESGGGTVSTDGGTDVELPDDANKLGPAGVETNAGGTVTRVDRDGNDYRYSHGGYLERFANYSVGGVFQGLAGFGIGELGIISMLRTEVPVRVAIGTNHIVVATTAVLASVVHVFGGGLVGGHAMDLASTPWNMVVWTVPATTLGGQIAPYVSAALNTGTIKRGVGGLFAVIAVALFRMAVGGF, from the coding sequence ATGATCCCTTCCTCATCGGCCACTACTGTCCAGAAGACGTTTCTCAAGTATCAGCACATCATCGTGTTCCTCGCACCGATCGCGTTCGTGGTCGGCGTCTTCTTCTTCGCACCCACCCCCGCGGACGCCGGAGTCGGCTACTGGCTCGAGTACTGGTGGCTCTTCGTCGCGTTCGGTGTCGGCGCGACGATCGTCAACACGGTCGGTATCAGCGGTTCCGCGCTGTTCGTCCCCTTCCTGATTTTCGTCTTCCCGCTGATCGCCGCTCCCCTGAAGCCGAACACGCTGGTGAAAATCGGGCTCATCAGCGAGTCCTTCGGACTCTCGAGTTCCGCGCTCGCGTTCGTCCAGTACGGACTGGTCGATCGCCGACTCGCGACGACGCTCGTTCTCGGCGGCGTCCCGTTCGTGGTCGCGGGCGCACTGCTCTCGTTTATCATTCCGGAACCGATGTTTCACGCCCTCCTCGGTATCGCGCTCCTCGCGGCGTCGCTGCTGTTATTTCGGGCGAACCTCGGTCACGAAGAGCCGGGCAGCGGTCCGGCGGAGTCAGGCGGCGGGACCGTCTCGACCGACGGCGGGACCGACGTCGAACTTCCCGACGACGCGAACAAACTCGGTCCCGCGGGGGTCGAAACGAACGCCGGCGGCACCGTCACGCGAGTCGATCGGGACGGGAACGACTATCGGTACTCCCACGGCGGCTACCTCGAGCGGTTCGCCAACTACAGCGTCGGCGGCGTCTTCCAGGGACTGGCCGGCTTCGGCATCGGCGAACTCGGCATCATCTCGATGCTCCGGACCGAGGTTCCCGTCCGCGTCGCCATCGGGACGAATCACATCGTCGTCGCGACGACTGCCGTGCTGGCCTCGGTGGTCCACGTGTTCGGCGGCGGCCTGGTCGGCGGACACGCGATGGACCTCGCATCCACGCCCTGGAACATGGTCGTCTGGACGGTCCCCGCGACCACGCTCGGCGGACAGATCGCCCCCTACGTCTCGGCTGCACTGAATACCGGAACGATCAAACGGGGCGTCGGCGGCCTGTTCGCAGTCATCGCCGTCGCGCTGTTCCGGATGGCTGTCGGCGGGTTCTGA
- a CDS encoding translation initiation factor eIF-1A, with protein sequence MTEESGRRNLRMPNNDEVFAVVTEHLGGNHVRLRCEDGEERLGRIPGRMKYRTWIEQDDIVVAEPWDWQDEKATIEWRYTGQDADQLRREGHID encoded by the coding sequence GTGACAGAAGAATCCGGGCGACGGAACCTCCGTATGCCCAACAACGATGAAGTATTCGCCGTCGTAACCGAACATCTCGGGGGCAACCACGTTCGCCTCCGCTGTGAGGACGGCGAGGAGCGACTCGGCCGCATCCCCGGGCGCATGAAATACCGCACCTGGATCGAGCAAGACGACATCGTCGTCGCAGAGCCCTGGGACTGGCAGGACGAGAAGGCCACTATCGAGTGGCGATACACCGGCCAGGACGCCGATCAGCTCCGTCGCGAAGGCCACATCGATTGA
- a CDS encoding YkgJ family cysteine cluster protein — MSADAPRRVEVFPGREAVVEFDPDLTFECVDDCTWCCHHGVLLYDRDLVELAQRANLAETTTEFRGEKFVTREAKDRDDHVAEDGCACAFLREDGLCTLHLEDDWKPTRCSVFPLGVWLEDGELHVDIRDSAHDHCDGLNVSERRVIDNLEAFLPEVLWTLENPDSDREL, encoded by the coding sequence GTGAGCGCTGACGCCCCGCGACGAGTCGAAGTCTTCCCCGGGCGCGAGGCCGTCGTCGAGTTCGATCCGGATCTCACGTTCGAGTGCGTCGACGACTGCACGTGGTGCTGTCACCACGGTGTCCTCCTCTACGACCGGGACCTCGTCGAACTCGCGCAGCGAGCGAACCTCGCCGAGACCACGACGGAGTTTCGCGGCGAAAAGTTCGTCACGCGCGAGGCGAAAGACCGGGACGACCACGTCGCCGAAGACGGCTGTGCCTGTGCGTTCCTGCGGGAGGACGGCCTCTGTACGCTTCATCTCGAAGACGACTGGAAACCGACCCGGTGTTCCGTCTTTCCCCTGGGCGTCTGGCTCGAGGACGGCGAACTGCACGTCGATATCCGCGACTCGGCACACGACCACTGCGACGGACTGAACGTCAGTGAACGTCGCGTTATCGACAACCTCGAGGCCTTTTTGCCGGAGGTACTCTGGACGCTCGAGAACCCCGATTCGGACCGCGAACTGTGA
- a CDS encoding fumarylacetoacetate hydrolase family protein → MKLARIATDGGPVSGRYEDGVVHTDDGVYEVGTEGDFLPPCTPSALYCVGRNFAATIEQMEYERPDEPDFFIKSPASVVGHADPIPYPTFSDELTYAGELAAVIDEPCRNLSEAAVSDVVRGYTILNDMDALDQGGRTPRKAFDASGPLGPWIETAVDPTGIDMYTDVAGERRQEANTERMLFSPAEIIAYLSRRITFRPGDVVSFGSPANPGLVEPGDAVEITYEGVGTLRNTVVDSSERESLGIEREVVRA, encoded by the coding sequence ATGAAACTCGCGCGGATTGCGACGGACGGTGGCCCGGTCTCTGGACGGTACGAGGACGGCGTCGTTCACACGGACGACGGCGTCTACGAAGTCGGCACGGAGGGGGATTTCCTCCCGCCGTGTACCCCCTCGGCGCTGTACTGCGTCGGACGAAATTTTGCGGCGACGATCGAACAAATGGAGTACGAGCGCCCGGACGAGCCCGATTTCTTCATCAAGTCGCCCGCCTCGGTCGTCGGCCACGCGGACCCGATTCCCTATCCGACGTTCTCCGACGAACTCACCTACGCCGGCGAACTCGCGGCCGTCATCGACGAACCCTGCAGAAATCTCTCCGAGGCTGCCGTCTCCGACGTCGTCCGCGGCTACACGATTCTGAACGACATGGATGCCTTAGACCAGGGCGGGCGGACGCCTCGGAAGGCGTTCGACGCGTCCGGTCCGCTCGGTCCGTGGATCGAAACGGCCGTCGACCCGACCGGAATCGACATGTACACGGACGTCGCCGGGGAGCGACGACAGGAAGCGAACACCGAACGCATGCTGTTCTCACCCGCCGAAATCATCGCCTACCTCTCGCGCCGGATCACCTTCCGGCCCGGTGACGTCGTCTCCTTCGGGAGCCCCGCGAATCCCGGGCTGGTCGAACCCGGCGACGCAGTCGAAATCACCTACGAGGGCGTCGGCACCCTCCGGAATACGGTCGTCGACTCGAGCGAGCGCGAGTCACTCGGAATCGAGCGAGAGGTCGTTCGCGCCTGA